A portion of the Chondrinema litorale genome contains these proteins:
- the bshB1 gene encoding bacillithiol biosynthesis deacetylase BshB1: MKLDLMVIAAHPDDAELACSGTIMSHIAKGKKVGIVDLTRGELGTRGTAESRKNEAIEASKIMGISVRENLAFADGFFQNDKKHQLELVKVIRKYQPDIVLANTLEDRHPDHARAAQLAYDACFYSGLKKIETKVKDEVQEHWRPNRIFHYIQSNYIKPDFVVDITEFWDKKVEAVKAFKTQFHTGEGESGENQTFISTPTFMRFLESRAREYGQHVGVEFAEGFKTAKPLAVNDLYHFI; the protein is encoded by the coding sequence ATGAAATTAGATTTAATGGTGATTGCTGCACATCCAGATGATGCAGAGCTGGCTTGTTCCGGCACCATAATGTCACATATTGCTAAAGGTAAGAAAGTAGGAATTGTAGATTTAACAAGGGGCGAACTCGGAACCAGAGGTACAGCAGAAAGCAGGAAAAATGAAGCTATTGAAGCTTCTAAGATTATGGGAATCTCTGTAAGAGAAAACTTGGCATTTGCTGATGGTTTTTTTCAAAATGATAAAAAACATCAATTAGAGCTTGTCAAAGTAATTAGAAAATACCAACCAGATATTGTTTTAGCAAATACATTGGAAGATCGCCATCCAGACCATGCTAGAGCTGCTCAATTAGCTTATGATGCTTGTTTTTATAGCGGTTTAAAGAAGATTGAAACCAAAGTGAAGGATGAAGTGCAAGAGCACTGGAGACCAAACAGAATTTTTCATTACATTCAAAGCAATTACATAAAGCCAGATTTTGTGGTGGATATTACTGAGTTCTGGGATAAGAAAGTAGAAGCAGTAAAAGCTTTTAAAACGCAATTTCATACAGGAGAGGGAGAGTCTGGCGAAAATCAAACGTTTATTTCTACTCCAACTTTTATGAGGTTTTTAGAGTCGAGAGCTAGAGAATATGGACAACATGTGGGTGTTGAGTTTGCCGAAGGTTTTAAAACAGCTAAGCCCTTAGCTGTTAATGATTTATATCATTTTATATAA